The genomic interval TCCCGAGGCCGACGACCGGGCGTCCGAGCTTCAAGGCCATACCGATCTCCGAGAGTGTTCCGGCGCCGCCGCCGATGGCGATGACGGCTTCGGCCCCGGCCACGACGAGAACATTGCGGGCTTGGCCGAGCCCGGTCGGCAGCGGAATGGCGATCCAGGCGTTGGCGCTCTCGGGGTCATAGTCGGGAAGGAAGCCGAGGGTGAGGCCGCCGGCCGCGCTGGCGCCGTGGGCCGCCGCTTCCATCACGCCTCCGAGGCCGC from Candidatus Krumholzibacteriia bacterium carries:
- a CDS encoding TIGR00725 family protein: MGTTLRRRRLAVIGAALATETELDLARRVGAEIARSDAILLCGGLGGVMEAAAHGASAAGGLTLGFLPDYDPESANAWIAIPLPTGLGQARNVLVVAGAEAVIAIGGGAGTLSEIGMALKLGRPVVGLGTWKAGRADGEAATILEASEPAAAVRLALAQVRPTP